Proteins found in one Paraburkholderia caballeronis genomic segment:
- a CDS encoding CobW family GTP-binding protein, with the protein MIPVTILTGFLGSGKTTLLKRILNEQHGMKIAVIENEFGEENIDNEILVQDSNEQIIQMSNGCICCTIRGDLARVLGDLASRKRAGEFDFDRVVIETTGLANPGPVAQTFFMDNEIADEFLLDAIITLVDAKHGNHQLDEHEVVQRQVGFADRLFITKADLVDEKELEDLRHRLLHMNPKAQIRVVNFGEANIKEVFDLRGFNLNAKLEIDPDFLAEDEHDHAHHGHDHDHDHANCDHDHGHCDHEGHDHGHHHHHHAHHDDKIKSFVYRSDRPFDPNRLEDFLGGILQIYGERLLRYKGVLYMKGVDRKVVFQGVHQMMGSDLAAKWLPVEKKNSKMVFIGIELPQDLITDGLDACLA; encoded by the coding sequence ATGATTCCCGTCACCATCCTGACCGGCTTCCTCGGCAGCGGCAAGACCACGCTGCTCAAGCGCATCCTGAACGAACAGCACGGCATGAAGATCGCCGTGATCGAAAACGAGTTCGGCGAAGAAAACATCGACAACGAGATCCTCGTGCAGGACTCGAACGAGCAGATCATCCAGATGAGCAACGGCTGCATCTGCTGCACGATCCGCGGCGACCTCGCGCGCGTGCTCGGCGATCTCGCGTCGCGCAAGCGCGCCGGCGAGTTCGATTTCGACCGCGTCGTGATCGAGACGACCGGCCTCGCGAACCCGGGTCCGGTCGCGCAGACGTTCTTCATGGATAACGAGATCGCCGACGAATTCCTGCTCGACGCGATCATCACGCTCGTCGACGCGAAGCACGGCAACCACCAGCTGGACGAGCACGAAGTCGTGCAGCGCCAGGTCGGCTTCGCGGACCGCCTGTTCATCACGAAGGCCGACCTCGTCGACGAAAAGGAACTCGAAGACCTGCGCCACCGCCTGCTGCACATGAACCCGAAAGCGCAGATCCGGGTCGTGAACTTCGGCGAAGCGAACATCAAGGAAGTGTTCGACCTGCGCGGCTTTAACCTGAACGCGAAGCTCGAAATCGACCCGGACTTCCTCGCGGAAGACGAGCACGATCATGCGCATCACGGTCACGACCATGACCACGACCACGCGAACTGCGACCACGATCACGGCCATTGCGACCACGAAGGCCACGATCACGGCCACCACCATCATCACCACGCGCACCACGACGACAAGATCAAGTCGTTCGTGTACCGAAGCGACCGACCGTTCGATCCGAACCGCCTCGAAGACTTCCTCGGCGGCATCCTGCAGATCTACGGCGAGCGGCTGCTGCGCTACAAGGGCGTGCTGTACATGAAGGGCGTGGACCGCAAGGTCGTGTTCCAGGGCGTGCACCAGATGATGGGCAGCGACCTCGCCGCGAAGTGGCTGCCGGTCGAGAAGAAGAACAGCAAGATGGTGTTCATCGGCATCGAGCTGCCGCAGGACCTGATCACCGACGGCCTCGACGCCTGCCTCGCGTGA
- the dksA gene encoding RNA polymerase-binding protein DksA, which translates to MTTKRLLTEAEILKMSDKDYMNEDQLAFFKNRLEQLQAEILRNAGQTTENLRETVIVPDPADRATIEEEHALELRTRDRERKLLKKVQQSLARIDAGDYGWCEETGEPIGIPRLLARPTATLSLEAQERRELRQKLFGD; encoded by the coding sequence ATGACGACGAAACGACTCTTGACCGAAGCCGAAATCCTGAAGATGAGCGACAAGGATTACATGAACGAGGATCAGCTCGCCTTCTTCAAGAACCGGCTCGAACAGTTGCAGGCGGAAATCCTGCGCAATGCGGGCCAGACCACCGAGAATCTGCGCGAGACGGTGATCGTCCCGGATCCGGCCGACCGCGCGACGATCGAGGAAGAGCATGCGCTGGAACTGCGCACGCGCGACCGCGAGCGCAAGCTGCTGAAGAAGGTGCAGCAGTCACTCGCGCGGATCGATGCGGGCGACTACGGCTGGTGCGAAGAGACCGGCGAGCCGATCGGCATCCCGCGCCTGCTCGCGCGGCCGACCGCGACGCTGTCGCTCGAAGCCCAGGAGCGCCGCGAACTGCGCCAGAAGCTGTTCGGCGACTGA
- the hslV gene encoding ATP-dependent protease subunit HslV, with the protein MEQFHGTTIVSVRRGDKVALGGDGQVTLGNIVMKGGAKKVRRIYGGKVMVGFAGGTADAFSLLDRFEAKLEKHQGNLTRAAVELAKDWRTDRMLRRLEAMLIAADAQTTLVITGNGDVLDPEGGICAIGSGGSYAQAAARALIENTDLEPREIVEKALGIAGDMCIYTNHNRVIETIE; encoded by the coding sequence ATGGAGCAATTTCACGGCACGACGATCGTTTCCGTGCGACGCGGCGACAAGGTCGCGCTCGGCGGCGACGGCCAGGTCACGCTCGGCAACATCGTCATGAAAGGCGGCGCGAAAAAAGTCCGGCGCATCTACGGCGGCAAGGTGATGGTCGGCTTCGCGGGCGGCACCGCCGACGCCTTCTCGCTGCTGGACCGCTTCGAGGCGAAACTCGAAAAGCATCAGGGCAACCTCACTCGCGCGGCCGTCGAACTGGCGAAGGACTGGCGCACCGACCGCATGCTGCGCCGCCTCGAAGCGATGCTGATCGCGGCCGACGCGCAAACGACGCTCGTCATCACCGGCAACGGCGACGTGCTCGATCCGGAAGGCGGCATCTGCGCGATCGGCTCCGGCGGCTCGTACGCGCAGGCCGCGGCGCGCGCGCTGATCGAGAACACCGACCTCGAACCGCGCGAGATCGTCGAGAAGGCGCTCGGCATCGCCGGCGACATGTGCATCTACACGAACCACAACCGCGTGATCGAAACGATCGAGTAA
- the hslU gene encoding ATP-dependent protease ATPase subunit HslU, whose amino-acid sequence MSTMTPAEIVSELDKHIIGQARAKKAVAVALRNRWRRQQVAEPLRQEITPKNILMIGPTGVGKTEIARRLAKLADAPFIKIEATKFTEVGYVGRDVDSIVRDLIEISVKQTREAEMRKVRSKATDQAEDRILDILLPGARPVGFGTASESHAEGENATRQTFRKRLREGQLDDKEIELDVELPQAGMDIMGPPGMEDMTEQIRSMFANLGGGKKTRRKLKVKEALKVLTDEEAGKMLNDEEVKTKAVQNVEQNGIVFLDEIDKIASRNNEGSGGGEVSRQGVQRDLLPLVEGTTINTKYGMIKTDHILFIASGAFHLAKPSDLIPELQGRFPIRVELDSLSVKDFESILVATDASLVKQYQALLATEDVQLEFADDGIRRLAEIAFSVNEKTENIGARRLYTVIEKLLEDVSFAAGNHAGQNVVVDAAYVDSALGEVAQDEDLSRYVL is encoded by the coding sequence ATGAGCACCATGACCCCCGCCGAGATCGTCTCGGAACTCGACAAGCACATCATCGGGCAGGCGCGCGCGAAAAAGGCCGTCGCCGTCGCGCTGCGCAACCGCTGGCGCCGCCAGCAGGTCGCCGAGCCGCTGCGCCAGGAAATCACGCCGAAGAACATCCTGATGATCGGACCGACCGGCGTCGGCAAGACCGAGATCGCGCGGCGTCTCGCGAAACTCGCCGACGCGCCGTTCATCAAGATCGAAGCGACGAAGTTCACCGAGGTCGGCTACGTCGGCCGCGACGTGGACAGCATCGTGCGCGACCTGATCGAAATCTCGGTCAAGCAGACGCGCGAAGCCGAGATGCGCAAGGTCCGCTCGAAGGCGACCGACCAGGCCGAGGACCGCATTCTCGACATCCTGCTGCCGGGCGCGCGTCCGGTCGGTTTCGGCACCGCGTCGGAGAGCCACGCCGAGGGTGAGAACGCGACCCGCCAGACGTTCCGCAAGCGCCTGCGCGAAGGCCAGCTCGACGACAAGGAGATCGAACTGGACGTCGAGCTGCCGCAGGCCGGCATGGACATCATGGGGCCACCCGGAATGGAGGACATGACCGAGCAGATCCGCTCGATGTTCGCGAATCTCGGCGGCGGCAAGAAAACCCGCCGCAAGCTGAAGGTGAAGGAGGCGCTGAAAGTCCTCACCGACGAGGAAGCGGGCAAGATGCTGAACGACGAGGAGGTCAAGACGAAGGCCGTCCAGAACGTCGAGCAGAACGGCATCGTGTTCCTCGACGAGATCGACAAGATCGCGTCGCGCAACAACGAAGGCAGCGGCGGCGGTGAAGTCTCTCGCCAGGGCGTGCAGCGCGATCTGCTGCCGCTCGTCGAAGGCACGACGATCAACACGAAGTACGGGATGATCAAGACCGATCACATCCTGTTCATCGCGAGCGGCGCGTTCCATCTCGCGAAGCCGAGCGACCTGATCCCCGAACTGCAAGGGCGCTTCCCGATCCGCGTCGAACTCGACTCGCTGTCGGTGAAGGACTTCGAATCGATCCTCGTCGCGACCGACGCGAGCCTCGTGAAGCAGTATCAGGCGCTGCTCGCGACCGAGGACGTGCAGCTCGAATTCGCCGACGACGGCATTCGCCGTCTCGCGGAGATCGCGTTCTCGGTCAACGAAAAGACCGAGAACATCGGCGCGCGCCGCCTGTACACGGTGATCGAAAAACTGCTGGAGGACGTGTCGTTCGCGGCCGGCAATCACGCGGGCCAGAACGTGGTCGTCGACGCCGCGTATGTCGACAGCGCGCTCGGCGAAGTCGCGCAGGACGAGGATCTGTCGCGCTACGTGCTGTAA
- a CDS encoding response regulator transcription factor, translating to MSDLNFLVIDDDEVFSDILTRGLARRGYQVQQAHNGEEAIRFANQQKFSQITVDLHLGKDSGLGLVAPLRELQPDARMLVLTGYASIATAVQAVKDGADNYLAKPANVETILAALQRDASSLQAEEAIEHPMPLSVARLEWEHIQRVLAEHGGNISATARALNMHRRTLQRKLAKRPVRQ from the coding sequence ATGAGCGATTTGAATTTTCTGGTGATCGACGACGACGAGGTGTTCTCCGACATTCTGACCCGCGGGCTCGCGCGCCGCGGTTATCAGGTGCAGCAGGCTCACAACGGCGAGGAAGCGATTCGCTTCGCGAACCAGCAGAAATTCTCGCAGATCACCGTGGATCTACACCTTGGCAAGGACTCGGGATTGGGCCTCGTCGCGCCGCTGCGCGAACTGCAGCCCGATGCGCGGATGCTGGTGCTGACCGGCTATGCGAGCATCGCGACCGCGGTTCAGGCGGTGAAGGACGGCGCGGACAACTACCTCGCGAAACCGGCCAACGTCGAAACCATCCTGGCCGCCTTGCAGCGCGACGCGAGTTCGCTGCAGGCCGAGGAAGCGATCGAGCATCCGATGCCGCTGTCCGTTGCGCGGCTCGAATGGGAGCACATTCAACGCGTGCTGGCCGAGCACGGCGGCAACATCTCGGCGACCGCGCGCGCGTTGAACATGCACCGCCGCACGCTGCAACGCAAGCTCGCGAAGCGGCCGGTCCGTCAGTGA
- a CDS encoding sensor histidine kinase has product MHRITVSASVNLGHLFWLRSLAIIGQLCTIAFVQFFMGVRLPLPAMLFVIAMEVLFNGVTWLRVSQDRPESNLELFGQIWVDIGALSALLFLSGGTTNPFVSLYLPSIAIAAAVLPWYLAAWLAAFAVTCYVLLGFDSVPLNMDNPANLFDYYRAGMWVNFMVSVALIVWFVARMSRALRQRENALADAQQRLLRDERAVALGVQAATVTHEIGTPLSTIAMLTEELRDAARTDRGLAPYVADLDLLDQQMSLCTSALARLRSRASSGSRQAVGEWLGPFVEQWRLRHPHVTFEQVGDAPADASLDDTVAVSQILTILLDNAARASRDHVTLRSQRAEHDDLVEFEVCDAGPGIPASLRASLGAAPVDSTQGGHGVGLYLAFSSAARLGGSIELSDVNPPSAGAERVPRGTRAVLRVPARAVAASAGAPGMRPDAGPDGSSDSANSSGAGDPKPGAAH; this is encoded by the coding sequence ATGCATCGGATAACCGTTAGCGCTAGTGTCAATCTCGGCCATCTTTTCTGGCTGCGCAGTCTCGCCATCATCGGCCAGCTCTGCACGATCGCGTTCGTGCAGTTCTTCATGGGCGTGCGTCTGCCGTTGCCGGCGATGCTGTTCGTGATCGCGATGGAAGTGCTGTTCAACGGCGTCACGTGGCTGCGCGTGTCCCAGGATCGTCCCGAGTCGAATCTCGAACTGTTCGGCCAGATCTGGGTCGACATCGGCGCGTTGTCCGCGCTGCTGTTCCTGTCGGGCGGCACCACCAATCCGTTCGTGTCGCTGTATCTGCCTTCGATCGCGATCGCGGCCGCCGTGCTGCCCTGGTATCTGGCCGCGTGGCTCGCCGCGTTCGCGGTCACCTGCTACGTGCTGCTCGGCTTCGATTCCGTGCCGCTCAACATGGACAACCCCGCGAACCTGTTCGACTACTACCGCGCGGGCATGTGGGTGAACTTCATGGTGAGCGTCGCGCTGATCGTGTGGTTCGTCGCGCGGATGTCGCGCGCGCTGCGCCAGCGCGAAAACGCGCTCGCCGACGCGCAGCAGCGCCTGCTGCGCGACGAGCGGGCGGTCGCGCTCGGCGTGCAGGCGGCCACCGTCACGCACGAGATCGGCACGCCGCTGTCGACGATCGCGATGCTGACCGAGGAACTGCGCGACGCGGCGCGTACCGACAGGGGCCTTGCGCCGTACGTCGCCGACCTCGACCTGCTCGACCAGCAGATGTCGCTCTGCACGTCGGCGCTCGCGCGGCTGCGCAGCCGCGCGTCGTCGGGCAGCCGGCAGGCGGTCGGCGAATGGCTCGGGCCGTTCGTCGAGCAGTGGCGGCTGCGCCATCCGCACGTGACGTTCGAGCAGGTCGGCGATGCGCCGGCCGACGCGAGCCTCGACGACACCGTCGCGGTCAGCCAGATCCTGACGATCCTGCTCGACAACGCCGCGCGCGCGAGCCGCGATCACGTGACGTTGCGCTCGCAGCGCGCGGAGCACGACGATTTGGTGGAGTTCGAAGTTTGCGACGCGGGGCCTGGCATCCCCGCATCGCTGAGGGCGTCGCTTGGTGCTGCGCCGGTCGACAGTACCCAGGGCGGCCATGGTGTCGGGCTGTATCTGGCGTTTTCGTCGGCGGCCCGGCTCGGCGGCTCCATTGAGTTGTCCGACGTGAATCCTCCGTCCGCGGGCGCAGAACGTGTTCCGCGCGGCACCCGCGCGGTATTGCGCGTGCCGGCGAGGGCCGTTGCGGCATCGGCGGGCGCGCCTGGCATGCGCCCGGATGCCGGTCCGGACGGCAGCAGCGATTCGGCCAACAGTTCGGGCGCGGGCGATCCAAAGCCCGGTGCCGCCCACTAA
- the argB gene encoding acetylglutamate kinase: MSDHPDLSQIAPTLKAEILAEALPYIRQYHGKTVVIKYGGNAMTEERLKQGFARDVILLKLVGINPVIVHGGGPQIDQALKKIGKQGTFIQGMRVTDEETMEVVEWVLGGEVQQDIVTLINHFGGHAVGLTGKDGGLIHARKLMMPDRDNPGQYVDIGQVGEVEAINPAVVKALQDDAFIPVISPIGFGEDGLSYNINADLVAGKLAVVLNAEKLVMMTNIPGVMDKAGTLLTDLSAREIDALFEDGTISGGMLPKISSALDAAKSGVRSVHIIDGRIEHSVLLEILTEQPFGTMIRSH, translated from the coding sequence ATGTCCGATCATCCCGACCTCTCCCAGATCGCGCCTACGCTGAAAGCCGAAATCCTGGCCGAAGCGCTGCCCTACATCCGCCAGTACCACGGCAAGACCGTGGTCATCAAGTACGGCGGCAACGCCATGACCGAGGAGCGGCTCAAGCAGGGTTTCGCACGCGACGTGATCCTGCTGAAGCTGGTCGGCATCAATCCGGTCATCGTGCACGGCGGCGGCCCGCAGATCGACCAGGCGCTGAAGAAAATCGGCAAGCAGGGCACCTTCATCCAGGGGATGCGCGTCACCGACGAGGAAACGATGGAAGTCGTCGAGTGGGTGCTCGGCGGCGAGGTGCAGCAGGACATCGTCACGCTGATCAACCACTTCGGCGGCCACGCGGTCGGCCTGACCGGCAAGGACGGCGGCCTGATCCACGCGCGCAAGCTGATGATGCCGGACCGCGACAATCCGGGCCAGTACGTGGACATCGGCCAGGTCGGCGAGGTCGAGGCGATCAACCCGGCGGTCGTGAAGGCGTTGCAGGACGACGCGTTCATCCCGGTCATCTCGCCGATCGGCTTCGGCGAGGACGGCCTGTCGTACAACATCAACGCGGACCTCGTCGCGGGCAAGCTGGCGGTCGTGCTGAACGCCGAAAAGCTCGTGATGATGACCAACATCCCCGGCGTGATGGACAAGGCGGGCACCCTGCTGACCGACCTGTCCGCGCGCGAGATCGACGCCCTCTTCGAGGACGGCACGATCTCCGGCGGCATGCTGCCGAAGATCTCGTCGGCGCTCGACGCGGCGAAGAGCGGCGTGCGCTCGGTCCACATCATCGACGGCCGGATCGAGCATTCGGTGCTGCTCGAAATCCTGACCGAGCAGCCGTTCGGCACTATGATCCGTTCGCATTGA
- a CDS encoding pyrimidine 5'-nucleotidase has protein sequence MNPSRPRRRRPQHAAGTPVWLFDLDNTLHGASRAIFPQINRAMTQYIVDTLAVDVTEANRLRVGYTVRYGATLLGLARHHPVDPHDFLKAVHTFSDLGSMVHAERGLARTLAALPGRRILLTNGPEAYARAVLAELGIERLFERVVAIEQMRERDRWRAKPDRAMLRQTLRRAGATLADAILIEDTRGHLKRYRRLGIRTVWITGHLPPLPAPSARRQGSGKPHYVDQRIRSLKSLQLGIRSGRLGQSMRFKGRPSCSRPTRVTQP, from the coding sequence ATGAATCCTTCCCGCCCGCGCCGACGCCGGCCGCAACACGCGGCGGGCACCCCCGTCTGGCTGTTCGATCTCGACAACACGCTGCACGGCGCATCGCGCGCGATCTTCCCGCAGATCAACCGCGCGATGACGCAGTACATCGTCGACACGCTCGCCGTGGACGTCACCGAGGCGAACCGGCTGCGGGTCGGCTACACGGTGCGCTACGGCGCGACGCTGCTCGGGCTTGCGCGGCACCATCCGGTCGATCCGCACGACTTCCTGAAGGCGGTCCACACGTTTTCGGATCTCGGCTCGATGGTTCACGCGGAGCGCGGCCTCGCGCGCACGCTCGCCGCGCTGCCGGGCCGCCGGATCCTGCTGACGAACGGCCCGGAGGCCTATGCGCGCGCGGTCCTCGCGGAACTCGGCATCGAGCGGCTGTTCGAGCGCGTCGTCGCGATCGAGCAGATGCGCGAGCGCGACCGCTGGCGCGCGAAGCCGGACCGCGCGATGCTGCGGCAGACGCTGCGCCGGGCCGGCGCCACGCTCGCGGACGCGATCCTCATCGAAGACACGCGCGGCCATCTGAAACGCTACCGGCGGCTCGGCATCCGGACCGTCTGGATCACCGGCCATCTGCCGCCGCTGCCCGCACCATCCGCGCGCCGTCAGGGAAGCGGCAAGCCGCACTATGTCGACCAGCGCATTCGTTCGCTAAAATCGCTACAACTGGGCATCCGGTCGGGGCGACTGGGGCAGTCGATGCGATTCAAGGGGCGACCTTCATGCAGCCGACCGACACGCGTGACGCAACCGTAG
- the slmA gene encoding nucleoid occlusion factor SlmA: MQPTDTRDATVEREPQGTVRRAARPKPGERRIHILQTLAAMLETPKGEKITTAALAARLGVSEAALYRHFASKAQMFEGLIDFIEQTLFALINQIVAKEPNGILQARAIALMLINFSTKNAGMTRVLTCEALVGEHARLAERVNQMLDRIEASLRQCLRVALAESEGPATAATVVLPPGYDPAVRASLVVRYVIGCWHRYAQSGFVREPGEYADEQLRIILQ, translated from the coding sequence ATGCAGCCGACCGACACGCGTGACGCAACCGTAGAACGAGAACCGCAAGGCACCGTGCGCCGCGCCGCGCGGCCGAAGCCGGGCGAGCGGCGCATCCACATCCTGCAGACGCTGGCCGCGATGCTGGAAACGCCGAAGGGCGAAAAGATCACGACGGCCGCGCTCGCCGCGCGCCTCGGCGTATCGGAGGCGGCGCTGTACCGCCACTTCGCGAGCAAGGCCCAGATGTTCGAAGGGCTGATCGACTTCATCGAGCAGACGCTGTTCGCGCTCATCAACCAGATCGTCGCGAAGGAACCGAACGGCATCCTCCAGGCGCGCGCGATCGCGCTGATGCTCATCAACTTCTCGACGAAGAACGCCGGCATGACGCGGGTGCTGACCTGCGAGGCGCTGGTCGGCGAGCACGCGCGCCTCGCCGAGCGCGTGAACCAGATGCTCGACCGGATCGAGGCGTCGCTGCGCCAGTGCCTGCGCGTCGCGCTCGCCGAATCCGAAGGGCCGGCCACCGCCGCGACGGTCGTTCTGCCGCCGGGTTACGATCCTGCTGTGCGCGCGAGCCTCGTCGTCCGCTATGTGATCGGCTGCTGGCATCGCTACGCGCAAAGCGGCTTCGTGCGCGAGCCCGGCGAGTACGCGGACGAGCAGCTTCGCATCATCCTCCAGTAG
- a CDS encoding HdeD family acid-resistance protein: protein MNRPISSSPLPDLPGLSAHWGWLIARGLAAIVFGILAFAMPGITVVTLALVWGAYAIVDGAFALMYGVRGKGSRRWTYILIGVIGVLAGLVAFFWPNETALILVLIIGFWMLGTGIFEIVYAIQYRRAIAHPWAVGISGLLSALVGLFIVVFPGAGALSLIWVIAAYAIIYGILMIVAAFQLRRWRNAHPTP, encoded by the coding sequence ATGAACCGTCCCATCAGTTCGTCTCCGCTGCCGGACCTTCCCGGCCTGTCCGCCCACTGGGGCTGGCTGATCGCGCGCGGCCTCGCGGCGATCGTGTTCGGCATCCTCGCGTTCGCGATGCCCGGCATCACCGTGGTCACGCTCGCGCTCGTGTGGGGCGCGTATGCGATCGTCGACGGCGCGTTCGCGCTGATGTACGGCGTCCGCGGCAAGGGCTCGCGGCGCTGGACGTACATCCTGATCGGCGTGATCGGCGTGCTGGCCGGGCTCGTCGCGTTCTTCTGGCCGAACGAGACGGCGCTGATCCTCGTGCTGATCATCGGCTTCTGGATGCTCGGCACCGGCATCTTCGAGATCGTCTATGCGATCCAGTATCGACGCGCGATCGCGCATCCATGGGCGGTCGGCATCTCGGGGCTGCTGTCCGCGCTGGTCGGCCTCTTCATCGTCGTGTTTCCGGGCGCGGGCGCGCTGTCGCTGATCTGGGTGATCGCCGCCTACGCCATCATCTACGGGATCTTGATGATCGTCGCCGCGTTCCAGTTGCGGCGCTGGCGCAACGCGCATCCGACGCCGTAG
- the metX gene encoding homoserine O-succinyltransferase MetX: MESIGIVAPQKLHFDEPLPLQNGTALAGYDLMVETYGTLNAARSNAVLVCHALNASHHVAGVYADNPKDVGWWDNMVGPGKPLDTNRFFVIGVNNLGSCFGSTGPMSMDPATQRPYGARFPVVTVEDWVNAQARVADRFGIERFAAVMGGSLGGMQALAWSLMYPDRLGHCIVIASTPKLSAQNIAFNEVARSSILSDPDFHGGDYYAHGVKPKRGLRVARMIGHITYLSDDDMAEKFGRALRRAEGAVDAYNFSFDVEFEVESYLRHQGDKFADYFDANTYLLITRALDYFDPAKAFDGDLTKALAHTKAKYLVASFSTDWRFAPARSRELVKALLDHKRQVTYAEIDAPHGHDAFLLDDARYHNLMRAYYERIAIEVGA, translated from the coding sequence ATGGAATCGATCGGGATCGTCGCTCCACAAAAACTGCATTTCGACGAGCCGCTGCCACTGCAGAACGGCACGGCGCTCGCCGGTTACGACCTGATGGTCGAGACCTACGGCACCCTGAACGCCGCGCGCAGCAATGCGGTGCTCGTCTGTCACGCGCTCAACGCGTCGCACCACGTCGCCGGCGTGTATGCCGACAACCCGAAGGACGTCGGCTGGTGGGACAACATGGTCGGCCCCGGCAAGCCGCTCGACACCAACCGCTTCTTCGTGATCGGCGTGAACAACCTCGGCTCGTGCTTCGGCTCGACCGGCCCGATGAGCATGGACCCGGCGACGCAACGCCCCTATGGCGCGCGGTTTCCGGTCGTCACCGTCGAGGACTGGGTGAACGCGCAGGCGCGCGTCGCGGACCGCTTCGGCATCGAACGCTTCGCGGCGGTGATGGGCGGCAGCCTCGGCGGGATGCAGGCGCTCGCGTGGAGCCTGATGTATCCGGACCGGCTCGGCCACTGCATCGTGATCGCATCGACGCCGAAGCTGTCCGCGCAGAACATCGCGTTCAACGAGGTCGCGCGCTCGTCGATCCTGTCGGACCCGGACTTCCACGGCGGCGACTATTACGCGCACGGCGTGAAGCCGAAGCGCGGCCTGCGCGTCGCGCGGATGATCGGCCACATCACCTATCTGTCCGACGACGACATGGCCGAGAAATTCGGCCGCGCGCTGCGCCGCGCGGAAGGGGCGGTCGATGCGTACAACTTCAGCTTCGACGTCGAGTTCGAGGTGGAGTCGTACCTGCGCCACCAGGGCGACAAGTTCGCCGACTACTTCGACGCGAACACGTATCTGCTCATCACGCGCGCGCTCGACTACTTCGATCCGGCGAAGGCGTTCGACGGCGATCTGACGAAGGCGCTCGCGCACACGAAGGCGAAGTATCTGGTCGCGAGCTTCTCGACCGACTGGCGCTTCGCGCCCGCGCGCTCGCGCGAACTGGTGAAGGCGCTGCTCGACCACAAGCGCCAGGTCACCTACGCGGAGATCGACGCGCCGCACGGCCACGACGCTTTCCTGCTCGACGACGCGCGTTATCACAACCTGATGCGCGCGTATTACGAACGCATTGCCATCGAGGTGGGCGCATGA
- the metW gene encoding methionine biosynthesis protein MetW yields the protein MNQSAFDSLSTRSDFRAIARWVEPRSTVLDLGCGDGALLSLLSEELEVSGYGIEINDAGVLAATKNGVNVIQQNLEDGLRLFEDASFDFAILSQTLQTIHQTAAILRETARVGKECIVSFPNFGYWPHRLSVLRGRMPVSKSLPYQWHNTPNVRVLTVKDFEALAPEVGVEILDRVVLHEGQVVRWGVNWRGSLAVYRVKKS from the coding sequence ATGAACCAGAGTGCTTTCGACAGCCTGTCCACGCGTTCGGACTTCCGCGCGATCGCGCGCTGGGTCGAGCCGCGCTCGACCGTGCTCGATCTCGGCTGCGGCGACGGCGCGCTGCTGTCGCTGCTGTCCGAGGAACTGGAAGTGTCGGGTTACGGCATCGAGATCAACGACGCGGGCGTGCTCGCCGCGACGAAGAACGGCGTCAACGTGATCCAGCAGAACCTGGAGGACGGCCTGCGCCTCTTCGAGGACGCGAGCTTCGACTTCGCGATCCTGTCGCAGACGCTGCAGACGATCCACCAGACCGCGGCGATCCTGCGCGAGACCGCGCGGGTCGGCAAGGAGTGCATCGTGTCGTTCCCGAACTTCGGCTACTGGCCGCACCGGCTGTCGGTGCTGCGCGGCCGGATGCCGGTGTCGAAGTCGCTGCCGTACCAGTGGCACAACACGCCGAACGTGCGCGTGCTGACGGTGAAGGACTTCGAAGCATTGGCGCCCGAAGTGGGCGTCGAGATTCTGGATCGCGTCGTGCTGCACGAGGGCCAGGTGGTGCGTTGGGGCGTGAACTGGCGTGGTAGTCTTGCGGTCTATCGCGTGAAGAAAAGCTGA